CCGGTAATGAGTGACCTCGGCCTCACCCGATACGAAGGCTATTCCGCCCTGCCAGAAGCCGCACCGCTCGCGACCCAGTTGCGGGCGGAGCAAGGTGCCTTTCTCGATGCGGGTATCCATCTGATCGCCGTCCAGTCAGCCGACGGGTCGCTGGTCGTGGGCGACAGCCATGACTATGGCGACGCCCCCGACCCCTTCCATCATGCGCGCATCGACGCCCTCATGCTGGAAGAGTTTGCCGCCGTGCTGGGCAATGTCCCGCCGGTCATCGAACGCTGGGTGGGTATCTACGCCTCATCCCCCAGGCAGAACTGGTTCACCAAGGCCATTGCGCCCGGCGTCCATGTCACCGTCGTGACATGCGGCGCGGGCATGTCCACCGCCTTCGCCATTGGCGAACGGGTGGTCGGCGCGGCACTCAATGCCCCGATCAAGGAGATTGCATGATGTCGGATATTGTCGCGGTCCTGTTCGACTGGGCTGGCACTATGATCGATTTCGGATCACGCGCCCCCGTGATGGCCATGCGCCAGGTCTTCGAACAAGCCGGCGTTCCCGCCGACGAGGCCACCATCCGCCGCTATATGGGCATGGCCAAGCGCGAGCATGTGGTCGCCATCCTATCCGAGGACGTCATGGCGACACGCTGGACGGCGGCGAAGGGTAGCGCGTGGACCGAGGCCGATGTCGACGCGATCATGGTCGATCTGGAACCTGCGATGGCACACAGCGCGGGTCTCTGCCGTGATCTCATTCCGGGCGCGGCCACGGCCGCCTCCGCCTTGGGTCACAAGGGGATCAAGGTCGGGTCGACCACCGGCTACACCCGCACGATGATGGCAGACATCATCCCCGTCGCCGCCGCGCAGGGCTATGCGCCCGATGCGATCGTGTGCGCCGGCGAAACCGCACTGGGCCGCCCTGCGCCGCTGATGCTGTGGCAGGCGATGACGCAATTGTCCGCTTGGCCTGCGGGGCGCTGCGTTGCCGTCGATGACGCGCCGGTCGGGATCGCCGCCGGCCGAAACGCGGGGCTGTGGACCATCGGCCTTGCCGGATCGGGCAATGGCGTGGGCCTGGCCTATGATGATTTCATGGGCTTCTCCGCCGACGGCCGGGCCGCGCGCATGGCGCCGGTGATGGCCGAGTTCGCGGCTGCGGGAGCGGATTTCGTAATCGAAAGCGTCGCCGACCTGTGCGTCGCGATCCGACTGATCGAGGAAGCGCTGGTCAAGGGCGAGCAGCCCGGCGGTGCGCCGACCCGGATGCTAGTCGGCCAGAGCGCGTGACCAGTCTGGCGGCAAATGGGGCGACGGTGACGCCGTGCCAGACGTTTACGCAACGTCTGGCGCAGGCGCAGTCGGGTATCGTGAAGTCGGTCGGCATGTGGTTGATGATCGATATGAGCGTCAGTGAATATTGGATGCCAGCGATGACCGGCGCCTTGTTCATGCCGCTGCTGATCGTCGCAGTGATCGGCCTGGCGCAAATGCCGCCCCCGACGCCGGAGGAGCAGGCCGAGCGGATGGCGCGGCCGCCCATGCCAGCCGCGGCGCGCCGTGCCTTCCTGCGCGACTATGGTCCGGGCGTCGGCTTTCTGGTCCTCGCCTACACATTTTTCACGGCAATCCGCGATTTTCGCGACAATTTCTCAGCGGAGATATGGATCGACCTTGGCTATGCGGGCGTGTCGAGCGTCTTTACCGCCAGCGAGGCGCCCATCGCGCTGGTGACGCTGGTGATCCTGGCCAGCCTCGTTTTCATCCGAGACAATCTACGCGCGCTGATCGTCATCCACGTCATCGTCATGCTGGGCGCGGCCCTGATCGGGCTATCGACATTGGCCTTTCAGCTTGGCTGGCTCGCGCCACTCCCCTGGATGATCCTGTCGGGGCTCGGACTGTATCTGGGTTATACGCCGTTCAACGCGATGCTATTCGACCGGCTAGTCGCTGCGACGCGACGGGCGGGAACGGCGGGTTTCCTCATCTATGTCGCCGACGCGACCGGCTATGGCGCCAGCGTCGTGCTGACGTTGTTGCGCAACCTGCCGGGCGTCATGCTCGACTGGCTCCATTTCTTCATCTGGCTTGCCTATGC
The window above is part of the Sphingobium sp. BYY-5 genome. Proteins encoded here:
- the phnX gene encoding phosphonoacetaldehyde hydrolase; this encodes MMSDIVAVLFDWAGTMIDFGSRAPVMAMRQVFEQAGVPADEATIRRYMGMAKREHVVAILSEDVMATRWTAAKGSAWTEADVDAIMVDLEPAMAHSAGLCRDLIPGAATAASALGHKGIKVGSTTGYTRTMMADIIPVAAAQGYAPDAIVCAGETALGRPAPLMLWQAMTQLSAWPAGRCVAVDDAPVGIAAGRNAGLWTIGLAGSGNGVGLAYDDFMGFSADGRAARMAPVMAEFAAAGADFVIESVADLCVAIRLIEEALVKGEQPGGAPTRMLVGQSA
- a CDS encoding DUF5690 family protein, giving the protein MTSLAANGATVTPCQTFTQRLAQAQSGIVKSVGMWLMIDMSVSEYWMPAMTGALFMPLLIVAVIGLAQMPPPTPEEQAERMARPPMPAAARRAFLRDYGPGVGFLVLAYTFFTAIRDFRDNFSAEIWIDLGYAGVSSVFTASEAPIALVTLVILASLVFIRDNLRALIVIHVIVMLGAALIGLSTLAFQLGWLAPLPWMILSGLGLYLGYTPFNAMLFDRLVAATRRAGTAGFLIYVADATGYGASVVLTLLRNLPGVMLDWLHFFIWLAYAGAVLCLAMASISILYFRRKLGQPNR